In a single window of the Pseudomonas entomophila genome:
- a CDS encoding class II fumarate hydratase, with amino-acid sequence MSDTRIERDSMGELQVPAQALYGAQTQRAVDNFPISGQPMPAQFIRALLLAKAAAAKANIELAQLSAGQGGAIVKAVEQLLAEDFIRHFPVDVFQTGSGTSSNMNANEVIATLASRVLGEPVNANDHVNCGQSSNDIIPTTIHVSAALALHEQLLPALRHLVQVIDAKAVEVHQYVKTGRTHLMDAMPVRMSQVLGGWAAQIKGAQAHIESTLPSLQALAQGGTAVGTGINAHPQFAAGFARQLSGLTKVEFTPGQNLFALIGSQDTAVALSGQLKTTAVALMKIANDLRWMNSGPLAGLGEIELQGLQPGSSIMPGKVNPVIPEATAMVAAQVIGNDATIAVAGQSGNFELNVMLPVIARNLLESIELMANASRLLADKAIATFKVNEGKLKEALSRNPILVTALNPIIGYLKAAEIAKTAYKQGRPIIDVALEHTDLSRDQLEALLDPEKLTAGGI; translated from the coding sequence ATGAGTGATACCCGTATCGAACGCGACAGCATGGGTGAACTGCAGGTGCCGGCCCAGGCCCTGTATGGTGCCCAAACCCAGCGCGCGGTCGACAACTTCCCGATCAGCGGCCAGCCGATGCCGGCGCAGTTCATCCGCGCACTGCTGCTGGCCAAGGCTGCGGCAGCCAAGGCCAACATCGAGTTGGCGCAACTGAGCGCAGGGCAGGGCGGTGCGATCGTCAAGGCGGTGGAGCAACTGTTGGCCGAGGACTTCATTCGGCATTTCCCGGTGGATGTGTTCCAGACCGGCTCCGGCACCAGTTCGAACATGAACGCCAACGAAGTGATCGCGACCCTGGCCAGCCGTGTGCTGGGCGAACCGGTCAATGCCAACGACCACGTCAACTGCGGCCAGAGCAGCAACGACATCATCCCCACCACCATTCATGTCAGCGCCGCGCTGGCTTTGCACGAACAGTTGCTGCCCGCCCTGCGTCACCTGGTTCAGGTGATCGATGCCAAAGCCGTCGAGGTGCATCAGTACGTGAAGACCGGCCGCACCCACCTGATGGACGCCATGCCGGTGCGCATGAGCCAGGTGCTCGGTGGTTGGGCCGCGCAGATCAAGGGCGCCCAGGCACATATCGAATCCACCCTGCCGAGCCTGCAGGCCCTGGCCCAAGGCGGCACTGCGGTGGGGACCGGGATCAACGCGCACCCACAATTCGCAGCAGGCTTTGCCCGTCAGTTGAGCGGGTTGACCAAGGTCGAGTTCACGCCGGGCCAGAACCTGTTCGCCCTGATCGGTTCCCAGGACACTGCCGTGGCACTGTCGGGCCAGCTGAAGACCACCGCCGTGGCGCTGATGAAGATCGCCAACGACCTGCGCTGGATGAACTCCGGCCCGCTGGCCGGCCTGGGTGAAATCGAGCTGCAGGGCCTGCAGCCGGGCTCCTCGATCATGCCCGGCAAGGTCAACCCGGTGATTCCAGAGGCTACCGCCATGGTCGCCGCGCAGGTCATCGGCAACGACGCCACCATCGCCGTGGCGGGGCAGTCGGGCAACTTCGAGCTGAACGTGATGCTGCCGGTGATCGCCCGCAACTTGTTGGAAAGCATCGAACTGATGGCCAACGCCAGCCGCCTGCTGGCCGACAAGGCCATCGCCACCTTCAAGGTCAACGAAGGCAAGCTCAAGGAAGCGTTGTCGCGCAACCCGATCCTGGTCACTGCGCTGAACCCGATCATCGGCTACCTCAAGGCCGCCGAGATCGCCAAGACCGCCTACAAGCAGGGCCGCCCGATCATCGATGTGGCACTGGAGCACACCGACCTGTCGCGCGATCAGCTCGAAGCGCTACTGGACCCGGAAAAACTCACCGCTGGCGGCATCTGA
- a CDS encoding DUF2753 domain-containing protein — MQHWRRTTQTANHLFERGELVDAREYYLQALALAQVLFERWHDVDEAVAVLVIAHHNLADLHLRLNQPHESADYLCAAHQRLLQASQEQRLPQALRDAALRHSGRTYTELLSFIADYGQYPRTERLLHRQAPTASELVAQAGTTHSTTAYGIH, encoded by the coding sequence ATGCAGCACTGGAGACGCACCACGCAAACCGCCAACCACCTATTCGAACGGGGTGAGCTGGTCGATGCACGGGAATACTACCTGCAGGCGCTGGCGTTGGCCCAGGTGCTGTTCGAGCGCTGGCATGACGTCGACGAGGCGGTGGCCGTGCTGGTCATCGCCCACCACAACCTGGCCGACCTGCACCTGCGCTTGAATCAGCCGCACGAAAGCGCCGACTACCTGTGCGCCGCCCACCAGCGGCTGCTCCAGGCCAGCCAGGAGCAACGCCTGCCCCAGGCGCTGCGCGATGCCGCGTTGCGCCACAGTGGGCGGACCTACACCGAACTGCTGAGTTTCATTGCCGACTACGGGCAGTACCCGCGTACCGAACGGCTGCTCCATCGGCAGGCGCCGACGGCCAGCGAGCTGGTCGCGCAAGCGGGCACCACCCACAGCACAACAGCCTACGGAATTCACTGA
- a CDS encoding superoxide dismutase: MPHTLPALPYAYDALEPHIDTPTMEVHHSKHHQTYINNLNAALEGTEWAEWPVEQLVAAVRQLPEKLQGAVVNQGGGHANHSLFWTVMSPKGGGQPQGQVAKAIDAQLGGFDAFKEAFTKAALTRFGSGWAWLSVTPQNTLVVESSGNQDSPLMHGNTPILGLDVWEHAYYLKYQNRRPEYIGAFYNVVDWSEVERRYLEALQ; the protein is encoded by the coding sequence ATGCCCCACACCTTGCCTGCATTGCCTTACGCCTACGATGCACTGGAACCGCACATCGACACCCCGACCATGGAGGTCCACCACAGCAAGCACCACCAGACCTACATCAACAACCTCAATGCCGCCCTCGAGGGCACCGAGTGGGCCGAATGGCCGGTGGAGCAATTGGTCGCAGCGGTCAGGCAATTGCCCGAGAAGCTGCAGGGCGCGGTGGTCAACCAAGGCGGTGGCCATGCCAACCACAGCCTGTTCTGGACGGTCATGTCGCCCAAGGGTGGCGGACAACCCCAAGGGCAGGTAGCAAAGGCCATCGATGCTCAGCTCGGTGGCTTCGACGCGTTCAAAGAGGCGTTCACCAAGGCTGCGCTGACCCGTTTCGGCAGCGGTTGGGCCTGGCTCAGCGTCACGCCGCAGAACACGCTGGTGGTGGAGAGCAGTGGCAACCAGGACAGCCCGCTGATGCATGGCAATACGCCGATCCTCGGCCTGGATGTGTGGGAGCACGCCTATTACCTGAAGTACCAGAACCGCCGCCCGGAGTACATCGGTGCTTTCTATAACGTGGTCGACTGGTCCGAAGTGGAACGTCGCTACCTCGAAGCCTTGCAGTGA
- a CDS encoding ZIP family metal transporter, whose translation MRSQVLSVSSVRLFRLALGTLLLLVGAALLAARGIAWLELEPRMLRALEGGALCALGTALGAVPVLVIRNMPVALADTLLGFGAGVMLAATAFSLIIPGLDAAQAVGFSPWGAGGLISSGLLFGALCLFLVDLKVSGASPEALVGTEQQPVIAARIWLFVIAIIAHNIPEGMAIGVSAGGGMPDADSLAMGIALQDVPEGLVIALVLAGAGMPRFKAFLIGAASGLVEPLAAVICAWLVNVAELLLPLGLACAAGAMLLVVTQEIIPESRSNGHHRLASLGLCVGFCLMMVMDTAMT comes from the coding sequence ATGCGCTCGCAGGTGTTGTCTGTCAGCAGTGTGCGCCTGTTCCGCCTGGCGTTGGGGACCTTGCTGTTGCTGGTTGGCGCGGCGTTGCTCGCGGCCCGTGGCATTGCCTGGTTGGAGCTGGAACCACGCATGTTGCGCGCCCTGGAGGGTGGAGCACTGTGCGCATTGGGGACAGCTCTGGGCGCGGTACCGGTGTTGGTCATTCGCAACATGCCGGTGGCATTGGCCGACACGCTACTGGGCTTTGGCGCGGGGGTGATGCTGGCGGCCACGGCGTTTTCCCTGATCATTCCTGGGTTGGACGCCGCCCAGGCGGTCGGTTTCAGCCCGTGGGGGGCGGGTGGGCTGATCAGCAGTGGCTTGCTGTTCGGGGCGCTGTGCCTGTTCCTGGTCGACCTGAAGGTTTCCGGGGCCTCGCCGGAGGCATTGGTTGGTACCGAACAGCAGCCGGTGATTGCCGCCCGGATCTGGCTGTTCGTCATCGCCATCATTGCCCACAACATTCCCGAGGGCATGGCCATTGGTGTTTCCGCGGGGGGCGGCATGCCCGATGCAGACAGCCTGGCCATGGGCATTGCGCTGCAGGATGTACCGGAAGGGTTGGTGATCGCCCTGGTGTTGGCGGGGGCGGGCATGCCGCGTTTCAAGGCCTTCCTGATCGGCGCCGCGTCCGGGTTGGTCGAGCCGCTGGCCGCAGTGATCTGCGCCTGGCTGGTGAATGTCGCCGAGTTGCTGCTGCCATTGGGGCTTGCCTGTGCGGCGGGGGCGATGCTGCTGGTGGTCACCCAGGAAATCATCCCGGAGTCACGCAGCAACGGGCATCACCGGTTGGCGAGCCTGGGGCTGTGTGTCGGGTTCTGCCTGATGATGGTGATGGATACGGCGATGACGTGA
- a CDS encoding HPr family phosphocarrier protein, translated as MPAREITIINKLGLHARAAAKFVGVAGRFPCQVRVGRAPDKLVDGKSIMAVMMLAAGKGTQVHLATEGEQDNDAMDALVALINNFFDEGE; from the coding sequence ATGCCCGCCCGCGAAATCACCATCATCAACAAGCTGGGCCTGCACGCCCGGGCGGCCGCCAAGTTCGTCGGCGTGGCCGGGCGCTTTCCCTGCCAGGTGCGCGTCGGGCGCGCACCGGACAAACTGGTGGATGGCAAGAGCATCATGGCCGTGATGATGCTGGCGGCCGGCAAGGGCACCCAGGTGCACCTGGCCACCGAAGGCGAGCAGGACAACGACGCCATGGACGCGCTGGTGGCGCTGATCAACAACTTCTTCGACGAAGGTGAGTGA
- the rapZ gene encoding RNase adapter RapZ — MRLIIVSGRSGSGKSTALDVLEDNGYYCIDNLPAGLLPQLAENALINTELQQPKVAVSIDARNLPSHLTRFPELLEEARSRHIQCDVLYLDADEDTLLKRFSETRRRHPLTNANRSLAEAIRVESELLGPIADLADLKIDTTSLNLYQLRDSIKLRLLNQPEPGTAFLVESFGFKRGMPVDADLVFDVRCLPNPYWKPELREHSGLEQPVIDYLAAQPDVEEMFQDISSYLLKWLPRFAASNRAYVTIAIGCTGGHHRSVYITERLGQLLQQSLKNVQVRHRDL, encoded by the coding sequence ATGCGCCTGATCATCGTCAGCGGCCGCTCCGGCTCCGGCAAGAGCACCGCCCTCGACGTGCTGGAAGACAACGGTTACTACTGCATCGACAACCTGCCCGCCGGGTTGTTGCCGCAGTTGGCGGAAAACGCCTTGATCAACACCGAGTTGCAGCAACCCAAGGTGGCTGTCTCGATCGATGCACGCAACCTGCCTAGCCACCTCACCCGTTTCCCGGAACTGCTGGAGGAAGCGCGGAGCCGGCACATCCAGTGCGATGTGCTCTATCTGGACGCTGACGAAGACACGTTGCTCAAGCGTTTTTCCGAAACCCGCCGTCGCCACCCGCTGACCAACGCCAATCGCTCACTGGCCGAGGCGATTCGAGTGGAGAGTGAGCTGCTTGGGCCAATCGCGGATCTCGCCGACCTGAAGATCGACACCACCAGCCTGAACCTCTATCAGCTGCGCGACTCGATCAAGCTGCGCCTGCTCAACCAGCCGGAACCCGGTACCGCATTCCTCGTCGAGTCGTTCGGTTTCAAGCGCGGCATGCCGGTTGACGCCGACCTGGTGTTCGATGTGCGCTGCCTGCCCAACCCTTACTGGAAACCGGAACTTCGCGAGCATTCCGGGCTCGAACAGCCGGTGATCGACTATCTGGCCGCGCAGCCGGATGTCGAGGAGATGTTCCAGGACATCTCCAGCTACCTGCTTAAGTGGTTGCCGCGCTTCGCCGCCAGCAACCGCGCCTATGTCACCATCGCCATCGGCTGCACTGGCGGCCACCATCGCTCGGTGTACATCACTGAACGGCTGGGCCAGTTGCTCCAGCAATCCCTGAAAAACGTCCAGGTCCGCCACCGCGACCTCTAG
- the ptsN gene encoding PTS IIA-like nitrogen regulatory protein PtsN: MIRLETILTPGRSLVNVPGGSKKRALQEIATLINREVPDLAMQDVFDKLVAREKLGSTGFGNGIAIPHCRLEGCTAPVSALLQLDAPIDYDAIDGAPVDLMFVLLVPEAATDAHLELLRQIASMLDRKEVRDRLRGAASNEALYQVVLDVQNEA, translated from the coding sequence ATGATCCGACTTGAAACCATCCTGACCCCCGGCCGTTCCCTCGTGAACGTGCCGGGCGGCAGTAAAAAGCGCGCTCTTCAGGAAATCGCCACGCTTATTAATCGGGAAGTACCCGACCTGGCGATGCAAGACGTCTTCGACAAGCTGGTCGCCCGCGAAAAACTGGGCTCCACAGGCTTTGGAAATGGCATCGCCATTCCCCACTGCCGCCTCGAAGGCTGCACCGCGCCAGTGAGCGCCCTGCTGCAACTGGACGCTCCCATCGATTACGACGCCATCGACGGCGCCCCGGTCGACCTGATGTTCGTCTTGCTGGTTCCGGAAGCCGCCACCGATGCTCACCTTGAACTGCTGCGCCAGATCGCCAGCATGCTCGATCGCAAGGAAGTTCGCGATCGCCTGCGCGGCGCCGCCAGCAACGAGGCTCTGTACCAGGTAGTCCTGGACGTGCAGAACGAGGCCTGA
- the hpf gene encoding ribosome hibernation-promoting factor, HPF/YfiA family encodes MQVNISGQHVEVTQPLRDYVLEKLARVEGHFDKITNATVIMKVEKLQQKVEATLQIPGGEVVANAEHQDMYAAIDALADKLDRQLKKHKEKQQSLLQGAAAR; translated from the coding sequence ATGCAAGTCAACATCAGTGGACAGCATGTAGAAGTCACCCAACCACTGCGCGATTACGTGCTTGAAAAGCTCGCCCGGGTGGAGGGTCATTTCGACAAGATCACCAACGCAACGGTGATCATGAAAGTCGAGAAACTACAGCAGAAGGTTGAAGCCACACTCCAGATACCCGGTGGCGAAGTGGTCGCCAACGCCGAACACCAAGACATGTATGCAGCGATCGACGCCCTGGCAGACAAGCTCGACCGCCAACTGAAAAAACACAAGGAAAAACAGCAAAGCCTGCTGCAAGGTGCAGCCGCCCGCTGA
- a CDS encoding RNA polymerase factor sigma-54: protein MKPSLVLKMGQQLTMTPQLQQAIRLLQLSTLDLQQEIQEALESNPMLERQEDGDDFDNSDPMADNAENKPAAEVQDNSFQETTSSSAETLEDGEWAERIPNELPVDTAWEDIYQTSASSLPSNDDDEWDFTTRTSVGESLQSHLLWQLNLAPMSDTDRLIAVTLIDSINEQGYLEDTLDEICAGFDPELDIELDEVEAVLHRIQQFEPAGIGARSLGECLLLQLRQLPASTPWMSEAQRLVTDFIDLLGSRDYSQLMRRMKLKEDELRQVIELVQTLNPRPGSQIESSEPEYVVPDVIVRKDSERWLVELNQEAIPRLRVNPQYAGFVRRADTSADNTFMRNQLQEARWFIKSLQSRNETLMKVATQIVEHQRGFLDHGDEAMKPLVLHDIAEAVGMHESTISRVTTQKYMHTPRGIYELKYFFSSHVSTAEGGECSSTAIRAIIKKLVAAENQKKPLSDSKIAGLLEAQGIQVARRTVAKYRESLGIAPSSERKRLM, encoded by the coding sequence ATGAAACCATCGCTCGTCCTAAAAATGGGCCAGCAACTGACGATGACCCCGCAGTTGCAACAGGCCATCCGTCTGCTTCAGCTCTCCACCCTGGACCTTCAGCAGGAAATCCAGGAAGCGCTGGAATCCAACCCGATGCTCGAACGTCAGGAAGACGGCGACGACTTCGACAACAGCGACCCGATGGCGGACAACGCCGAGAACAAACCGGCCGCCGAAGTCCAGGACAACAGTTTCCAGGAAACCACCAGCAGCAGCGCGGAAACCCTGGAAGATGGCGAATGGGCCGAACGAATCCCCAACGAGCTGCCGGTCGACACGGCCTGGGAAGACATCTACCAGACCAGCGCCAGCAGCCTCCCCAGCAATGACGACGACGAGTGGGACTTCACCACCCGTACCTCGGTCGGCGAGAGCCTGCAAAGCCACCTGTTGTGGCAGCTGAACCTGGCGCCGATGTCCGACACCGACCGCCTGATCGCAGTCACCCTGATCGACAGTATCAACGAGCAAGGCTATCTCGAAGATACGCTCGACGAGATCTGCGCCGGCTTCGACCCGGAGCTCGATATCGAGCTGGATGAGGTCGAGGCGGTATTGCACCGCATCCAGCAGTTCGAACCCGCCGGCATCGGCGCCCGATCGCTGGGTGAGTGCCTGCTGCTGCAATTGCGCCAGCTGCCGGCCTCGACACCCTGGATGAGCGAAGCTCAGCGCCTGGTCACCGACTTCATCGACCTGCTCGGTAGCCGTGACTACAGCCAGCTGATGCGCCGCATGAAGCTCAAGGAAGACGAACTGCGCCAGGTCATCGAACTGGTGCAGACACTCAACCCGCGCCCCGGCTCGCAGATCGAGTCCAGCGAGCCTGAATACGTGGTTCCGGACGTCATCGTGCGCAAGGACAGCGAGCGCTGGCTGGTCGAGCTCAACCAGGAAGCTATCCCGCGCCTGCGCGTCAACCCGCAGTACGCCGGGTTCGTCCGCCGCGCCGACACCAGCGCCGACAACACCTTCATGCGCAACCAGTTGCAGGAGGCACGCTGGTTCATCAAGAGCCTGCAAAGCCGCAATGAGACACTGATGAAGGTGGCAACGCAGATCGTCGAGCATCAGCGCGGCTTCCTCGACCATGGCGACGAGGCCATGAAGCCCCTGGTGCTGCATGACATTGCCGAAGCCGTGGGCATGCACGAGTCGACCATTTCCCGGGTCACCACCCAGAAGTACATGCACACGCCGCGTGGCATCTACGAACTGAAATACTTTTTCTCGAGCCACGTGAGCACCGCTGAAGGCGGCGAATGCTCGTCCACGGCGATCCGCGCGATCATCAAGAAACTGGTGGCGGCGGAAAATCAGAAAAAGCCATTGAGTGACAGCAAGATCGCTGGTTTACTGGAGGCACAAGGCATCCAGGTAGCCCGTCGCACCGTCGCCAAGTACCGCGAGTCGTTGGGAATCGCCCCATCGAGCGAGCGCAAGCGACTGATGTAG
- the lptB gene encoding LPS export ABC transporter ATP-binding protein, whose protein sequence is MATLKAQHLAKSYKGRQVVRDVSLSIDSGQIVGLLGPNGAGKTTCFYMIVGLVQADQGRVLIDSLDVSHQPMHGRAQAGIGYLPQEASIFRKLSVADNIMAILETRKDLDRDGRRKELESLLQEFHISHIRDNLGMSLSGGERRRVEIARALATAPKFILLDEPFAGVDPISVGDIKQIIHHLKNKGIGVLITDHNVRETLDICETAYIVNDGQLIAEGDAETILANQLVKEVYLGHEFRL, encoded by the coding sequence ATGGCAACCCTCAAAGCCCAGCACCTGGCCAAGAGCTACAAGGGCAGGCAGGTCGTTCGCGACGTCAGCCTGTCCATCGACAGCGGCCAGATCGTCGGCTTGCTCGGCCCCAACGGCGCCGGCAAGACCACCTGCTTCTACATGATCGTAGGCCTGGTCCAGGCGGATCAGGGCCGCGTCCTGATCGACAGCCTCGACGTCAGCCACCAGCCCATGCATGGCCGCGCGCAAGCGGGTATCGGCTACCTGCCGCAGGAAGCCTCGATCTTCCGCAAGCTGTCGGTGGCCGACAACATCATGGCCATCCTCGAGACCCGCAAGGACCTCGACCGCGACGGCCGGCGCAAGGAGCTGGAAAGCCTGCTACAGGAGTTCCACATCAGCCACATCCGCGACAACCTGGGCATGAGCCTGTCCGGTGGCGAACGCCGCCGTGTCGAAATCGCCCGCGCCCTGGCCACCGCACCCAAGTTCATCCTGCTGGACGAACCTTTTGCCGGCGTCGACCCGATCTCCGTGGGCGACATCAAGCAGATCATCCATCACCTCAAGAACAAGGGTATCGGTGTACTGATCACCGACCACAACGTTCGTGAAACGCTGGACATCTGCGAGACCGCCTACATCGTCAACGACGGCCAGTTGATCGCCGAAGGCGATGCCGAGACCATCCTGGCCAACCAGTTGGTCAAGGAAGTCTACCTGGGCCACGAGTTCCGCCTCTGA
- the lptA gene encoding lipopolysaccharide transport periplasmic protein LptA has protein sequence MRLVKTIPLLLSLGVALGSASAFALPNDRDQPIRIQADNAHLDDKQGVATYTGDVIITQGSMMIKGNTVTMTRAASGDIDVVTSVGNLAYFEQQQSAAKPDKMKGWAVTIQYQAQKDLVILTDRAKVENEGNTTEGEKIVYNTKTQVATAGRGGNVTAPRQRIDMVIQPKKKAE, from the coding sequence ATGAGGCTCGTTAAAACCATCCCCCTTCTGCTCAGCCTGGGCGTTGCACTGGGAAGCGCGAGCGCCTTCGCCCTGCCGAACGATCGTGACCAGCCGATCCGCATCCAGGCGGACAACGCCCACCTGGACGACAAGCAGGGCGTGGCCACCTATACCGGCGATGTGATCATCACCCAAGGTTCGATGATGATCAAAGGCAATACCGTGACCATGACCCGCGCCGCCTCCGGCGACATCGACGTGGTCACCTCGGTGGGCAACCTGGCCTATTTCGAGCAGCAGCAGAGCGCCGCCAAACCCGACAAGATGAAAGGTTGGGCCGTGACCATCCAGTACCAGGCGCAGAAAGACTTGGTGATCCTCACCGACCGCGCCAAGGTCGAGAACGAAGGCAACACCACCGAAGGCGAGAAGATCGTCTACAACACCAAGACTCAGGTGGCGACCGCCGGTCGCGGTGGCAATGTGACTGCACCACGTCAGCGCATCGACATGGTCATTCAACCGAAGAAAAAGGCCGAGTAA
- the lptC gene encoding LPS export ABC transporter periplasmic protein LptC, with protein sequence MFSKKLRNVVLFGVIAAVLAAVGYWNVSPESFLEQPTAQVDESAIDYYAINAHSVQFLPDGKLQYEMTADKVEHLKASEVTLVTTPDLHMYRGTEYPWHVQSKRAEVNPDGTEVELIDDVRVARTDEKQRDTIITSTRMTVFPQKQYAQTEQAVRIDGAGGTTTGKGMKAYLKEGRMDLLSNVRGQYEAR encoded by the coding sequence ATGTTCAGCAAGAAACTTCGTAATGTTGTGCTGTTCGGCGTGATTGCCGCAGTGCTGGCCGCCGTCGGCTACTGGAACGTCAGCCCGGAAAGCTTCCTCGAGCAGCCCACCGCCCAGGTCGACGAAAGCGCCATTGACTATTACGCGATCAATGCCCACAGCGTGCAGTTCCTGCCCGACGGCAAGCTGCAGTACGAGATGACCGCCGACAAGGTCGAACACCTCAAGGCCAGCGAAGTCACCCTGGTGACCACGCCCGACCTGCACATGTACCGCGGCACGGAGTACCCGTGGCATGTGCAGAGCAAACGCGCCGAGGTTAACCCGGACGGCACCGAGGTCGAACTGATCGATGATGTGCGCGTGGCACGTACCGATGAAAAGCAACGCGACACCATCATTACCAGCACCCGCATGACCGTGTTCCCGCAGAAGCAATATGCGCAGACCGAGCAAGCCGTTAGAATCGACGGCGCCGGTGGCACGACTACGGGCAAAGGAATGAAAGCGTATTTGAAAGAAGGCAGGATGGACCTGCTCTCTAACGTAAGAGGACAGTATGAGGCTCGTTAA
- a CDS encoding KdsC family phosphatase has protein sequence MNQDLMQRGKPIKLAVFDIDGVLTDGRLYFLEDGSEFKTFNTLDGQGIKMLMASGVTTAIISGRKTPVVERRAKNLGIPHLFQGREDKLVVLDGLLAELNLSYEQVAYLGDDLPDLPVIRRVGLGMAVANAAPFVRQHAHGVTQARGGEGAAREFCELIMQAQGTLDAANANYL, from the coding sequence ATGAACCAGGACCTCATGCAACGCGGCAAACCTATCAAGCTGGCGGTATTCGACATCGACGGCGTGCTCACCGACGGCCGCCTGTACTTCCTCGAGGACGGCAGCGAGTTCAAGACCTTCAACACCCTCGACGGCCAGGGCATCAAGATGCTCATGGCCTCGGGCGTGACCACCGCGATCATCAGCGGGCGCAAGACCCCCGTGGTCGAGCGCCGAGCGAAGAACCTGGGCATCCCGCACCTGTTCCAGGGCCGCGAGGACAAACTGGTGGTGCTCGACGGTCTGCTCGCCGAACTCAACCTAAGCTATGAACAGGTCGCCTATCTTGGCGACGACCTGCCCGACCTGCCGGTAATCCGCCGCGTGGGCCTGGGCATGGCGGTGGCCAATGCCGCGCCGTTCGTTCGCCAGCACGCCCACGGCGTGACTCAGGCACGCGGCGGTGAAGGTGCGGCCCGCGAGTTCTGCGAACTGATCATGCAGGCCCAGGGCACCCTGGACGCTGCCAACGCCAACTACCTGTAA
- a CDS encoding KpsF/GutQ family sugar-phosphate isomerase translates to MSQSSELIHSAQRTLRLELEAVEGLLARIDGNFVKACELILASKGRVVVVGMGKSGHIGNKIAATLASTGTPSFFVHPAEASHGDMGMITRDDVILALSNSGSTAEIVTLLPLIKRLGIQMISLTGNPDSPLAQAAEVNLDARVAQEACPLNLAPTSSTTAALVLGDALAIALLEARGFTAEDFAFSHPGGALGRRLLLKVENVMHAGEELPQVQRGTLLKDALLEMSRKGLGMTVVLESDGKLAGVFTDGDLRRSLDRSIDIHKTLIDEVMTVHGKTARAEMLAAEALKIMEDHKISALVVVDRDDRPTGALNMHDLLRAGVM, encoded by the coding sequence ATGAGCCAATCCAGCGAGCTGATCCACTCCGCCCAGCGCACCCTGCGCCTGGAACTCGAGGCCGTAGAGGGCCTGCTGGCCCGTATCGACGGCAACTTCGTCAAGGCTTGTGAGCTGATCCTGGCCAGCAAGGGCCGCGTCGTGGTGGTCGGCATGGGCAAGTCGGGGCACATCGGCAACAAGATCGCCGCCACCCTCGCCAGCACCGGCACCCCTTCGTTCTTCGTGCACCCGGCCGAGGCCAGCCACGGTGACATGGGCATGATCACCCGTGACGATGTCATTCTTGCCCTCTCAAACTCTGGCAGCACCGCCGAGATCGTCACCCTGCTGCCGCTGATCAAGCGCCTGGGTATCCAGATGATCAGCCTTACCGGCAACCCGGACTCGCCTCTGGCGCAAGCGGCCGAAGTCAACCTCGACGCCCGTGTTGCCCAGGAAGCCTGCCCGCTCAACCTGGCCCCCACCTCCTCCACCACCGCCGCACTGGTGCTGGGCGACGCACTGGCCATCGCCCTGCTGGAAGCCCGCGGCTTCACCGCCGAGGATTTCGCTTTCTCGCACCCGGGTGGCGCGCTGGGCCGACGCCTGCTGCTTAAGGTCGAGAACGTGATGCACGCGGGTGAAGAACTGCCACAGGTGCAACGCGGCACGCTGCTCAAGGATGCACTGCTCGAGATGTCCCGCAAGGGCCTGGGCATGACCGTTGTCCTGGAAAGCGACGGCAAGCTCGCCGGCGTATTCACTGACGGCGACCTGCGCCGCAGCCTCGACCGCAGCATCGATATCCACAAGACCCTCATCGACGAAGTCATGACCGTGCATGGCAAGACCGCCCGCGCCGAGATGCTCGCCGCCGAAGCGCTCAAGATCATGGAAGACCACAAGATCAGCGCACTCGTGGTGGTCGACCGGGACGACCGCCCGACCGGCGCCCTGAACATGCATGACCTGCTGCGCGCTGGAGTGATGTAA